A genomic window from Terriglobia bacterium includes:
- the kdsB gene encoding 3-deoxy-manno-octulosonate cytidylyltransferase codes for MDSPRVVAVIPARYAAMRLPGKPLVALAGKPMIQRVWERARLAQRVSRVIVATDDERIRKAVEDFGGEARMTRADHRSGTERIAEVAAHVEGDLFVNVQGDEPLLDPASVDAAVAALLEEPAAAIATVATPVKVAADIMDPNVVKTVLDFDGNALYFSRAPIPWVRDEQHRVHARHLKHLGLYVFQRAALLEFPTLPQGDLERVEQLEQLRWMENGWKIRVAEVPTDSVSVDVPEDVERVEKLLANQNRPA; via the coding sequence ATGGATAGTCCCCGGGTAGTGGCAGTGATTCCGGCACGGTATGCGGCGATGCGCCTGCCGGGCAAGCCGCTGGTGGCCCTGGCGGGCAAGCCAATGATCCAGCGGGTGTGGGAACGGGCACGGCTGGCGCAGCGGGTTTCGCGGGTGATTGTGGCCACCGACGACGAGCGCATCCGGAAGGCGGTGGAAGATTTCGGCGGAGAGGCGCGCATGACCCGCGCGGATCACCGCTCCGGGACGGAGCGCATCGCGGAAGTGGCGGCGCACGTGGAGGGCGATCTCTTCGTGAACGTGCAGGGGGACGAGCCGCTGCTGGATCCCGCCTCGGTGGACGCGGCGGTGGCGGCGCTGCTGGAAGAGCCGGCCGCAGCCATCGCCACGGTGGCCACGCCGGTGAAAGTGGCGGCCGACATCATGGACCCCAACGTGGTAAAGACGGTGCTGGATTTCGACGGGAACGCGCTCTACTTTTCGCGCGCGCCGATTCCCTGGGTGCGCGACGAACAGCACCGCGTGCACGCACGGCACCTGAAGCATCTCGGGCTGTACGTTTTTCAGCGCGCGGCCCTGCTGGAGTTTCCTACCCTGCCGCAGGGCGACCTGGAGAGAGTGGAGCAGCTGGAGCAGCTGCGCTGGATGGAGAACGGCTGGAAGATCCGCGTCGCGGAAGTGCCCACGGATTCGGTGAGCGTGGACGTGCCGGAAGACGTGGAGCGGGTGGAAAAGCTGCTCGCCAACCAAAACCGTCCGGCCTGA
- a CDS encoding VWA domain-containing protein, translated as MRRCASLLRVTSFWTSLLLLACLPLLSAQAQQDSAPGDLKKDTPGIPLKPGRALKVEVDLALVNVTVTDPYSRLVTGLEAENFRVFEDNVEQEIVHFSSEDVPISIGVIFDLSGSMANKVAKSREAAIQFFKTANPRDEFFLVSFNEHAELTSVFTNSIEDLQTRMMFTVAKGRTALLDAIYLGLSEMRGAHNAKRALLIISDGGDNHSRYNESDIKRLVRESDCQLYAIGVYDPLGYRGRTPEELNGPSLLSEVTDMTGGRVFVVENLNELPDIAAKIGMELRNQYVLGYRPSNKVHDARWRKIKVKLRALRGLPPLSVFARTGYYAPSH; from the coding sequence ATGAGACGTTGCGCGAGCCTGCTCCGCGTCACCTCGTTCTGGACGAGCCTCCTCCTGCTCGCCTGCCTCCCCCTACTTTCCGCGCAAGCCCAGCAGGATTCCGCGCCCGGCGACCTCAAGAAGGACACTCCCGGCATTCCTCTCAAGCCGGGCCGGGCCCTCAAAGTCGAGGTGGACCTGGCGCTCGTCAACGTCACCGTTACCGATCCCTACAGCCGCCTGGTCACCGGCCTGGAAGCGGAAAATTTCCGCGTCTTCGAAGACAACGTCGAGCAGGAGATCGTCCATTTCTCCTCCGAGGACGTGCCCATCTCCATCGGCGTGATCTTCGATCTGAGCGGCAGCATGGCCAACAAGGTCGCGAAGTCCCGCGAGGCGGCCATCCAGTTTTTCAAGACGGCCAACCCCCGGGACGAATTTTTCCTGGTCAGCTTCAACGAGCACGCCGAGCTCACCAGTGTCTTCACGAACAGCATCGAAGACTTGCAGACCCGCATGATGTTCACCGTCGCCAAGGGCCGCACCGCGCTTCTCGACGCCATCTATCTCGGACTGAGCGAGATGAGGGGTGCACATAACGCCAAACGGGCCTTGCTCATCATCTCCGACGGAGGTGATAATCATAGTAGGTACAACGAGAGCGATATCAAGCGCCTGGTGAGGGAATCCGATTGCCAGCTTTACGCCATCGGTGTCTACGACCCGCTCGGTTATCGCGGCCGGACCCCGGAAGAGCTGAACGGGCCCTCGCTACTCTCGGAAGTCACGGACATGACCGGAGGCCGCGTCTTTGTGGTCGAGAATCTGAATGAGCTTCCGGACATCGCCGCCAAGATCGGAATGGAGCTGCGCAACCAATATGTTCTGGGATATCGGCCGAGCAACAAAGTGCACGACGCGCGTTGGCGCAAGATCAAGGTCAAGCTGCGCGCCCTGCGCGGGCTTCCGCCTCTCAGCGTCTTCGCCAGGACGGGATACTACGCTCCCAGCCACTGA
- a CDS encoding VWA domain-containing protein, translating to MALFLAPLFALVFSAAAANAQLPVPPSAPPPPPGQGPAAPAPGQKQEGYSIRRTVNLVVLHTTVLDDRGRFVDGLKEENFRVLEDKVQQKLSVFKREDIPVSMGLVIDNSGSMRDKRPRVNEAAITLVQTSNPQDEAFVVNFNDDFYLDLDKDFTSSIPDLKEALERINSRGSTALYDALIGSLDHLKKGSKDKKVLLVVTDGEDNASRNSLEKTVHEIQQTDVVIYTIGLLSQESKKTAKRARKALKEIAEASGGLAFFPENVADVHTICEDVAHDIRNQYTLAYYPSNTKRDGTFRAVQVEVIPPRGHGKLSARTRNGYYAPGSAASGGSASSGNPAAGSSGN from the coding sequence TTGGCCCTTTTTCTTGCGCCGCTCTTCGCCCTGGTCTTCTCCGCTGCCGCGGCCAACGCGCAGCTCCCCGTTCCCCCGTCCGCGCCGCCTCCCCCGCCGGGGCAGGGCCCTGCCGCTCCCGCACCCGGGCAGAAGCAGGAGGGCTACAGCATCCGCCGCACCGTCAACCTCGTCGTGCTCCACACCACGGTGCTCGACGACCGCGGCCGCTTCGTGGACGGCCTCAAGGAAGAGAATTTCCGCGTCCTGGAGGACAAGGTCCAGCAGAAGCTTTCCGTCTTCAAGCGCGAGGATATCCCCGTCAGCATGGGCCTGGTCATCGACAATAGCGGCAGCATGCGCGACAAGCGCCCGCGCGTCAACGAAGCCGCCATCACCCTGGTGCAGACCAGCAACCCCCAGGACGAAGCCTTCGTCGTCAACTTCAACGACGATTTCTATCTCGACCTCGACAAGGACTTCACCAGCAGCATCCCCGACCTCAAGGAAGCCCTCGAGCGCATCAATTCCCGCGGCAGCACCGCCCTCTATGACGCCCTCATCGGCTCGCTCGACCACCTCAAGAAGGGCAGCAAGGACAAGAAGGTCCTCCTCGTCGTCACCGACGGCGAAGACAACGCCAGCCGCAACTCCCTGGAAAAAACCGTCCACGAAATCCAGCAGACGGACGTCGTCATCTACACCATCGGCCTGCTCAGCCAGGAGAGCAAGAAAACCGCCAAGCGCGCCCGCAAAGCCCTCAAGGAAATCGCCGAGGCTTCCGGCGGCCTGGCCTTCTTTCCGGAAAACGTCGCCGATGTCCACACTATTTGCGAGGACGTGGCCCACGACATCCGTAACCAGTACACCTTGGCCTACTACCCCAGCAATACCAAGCGCGACGGCACTTTCCGCGCCGTACAGGTGGAAGTCATTCCCCCCCGCGGCCACGGCAAGCTCAGCGCGCGCACCCGCAATGGCTACTACGCCCCCGGCAGTGCCGCTTCCGGCGGCAGCGCCTCCTCCGGCAACCCCGCTGCGGGCAGCTCCGGCAACTAG
- a CDS encoding phosphopentomutase, protein MAKFERIFWIVLDSVGIGPLPDAAEYGDTGRSTLGHIAESRPLALPHLLRMGLGNIAPLAHLAPASKPTAAFGKGATHSPGKDTTTGQWEMAGVWLEQAFPVYPQGFPREVMEEFERQIGRKTIGNKPASGTEILKELGDEHVRTGFPIVYTSGDSVFQIAAHEEVIPVAELYRMCAIARKLLDGPHRVGRVIARPFAGASGAYTRTARRHDYAVDPPRPMLLDVLAERGVPVFGVGKIHDIYNGRGVDDYVTTKSNADGMEKLGAALRERPAGLVFSNLVDFDMLYGHRKDVEGFARALEEFDLWLGGFLQELRGSDLLLLTADHGCDPDPRWETTDHSREYVPILAYSPGVAGGVALGTRATLADMGQSVAENFGGKIAHGMSFLGELGSGKRA, encoded by the coding sequence ATGGCGAAATTCGAGCGCATCTTCTGGATCGTGCTGGACAGCGTGGGGATCGGGCCGCTGCCGGACGCCGCGGAATACGGGGATACCGGCCGCAGCACGCTCGGGCACATCGCCGAATCGCGGCCGCTGGCGCTGCCGCATTTGCTGCGCATGGGCCTGGGAAATATTGCGCCGTTGGCGCACCTGGCGCCGGCAAGCAAGCCGACGGCGGCCTTCGGCAAGGGAGCCACGCATTCGCCGGGAAAAGACACGACTACCGGGCAGTGGGAGATGGCTGGCGTGTGGCTGGAGCAGGCGTTTCCGGTCTATCCGCAGGGTTTCCCGCGAGAGGTGATGGAAGAGTTCGAGAGGCAGATCGGGCGGAAGACGATTGGGAACAAGCCGGCCTCGGGCACGGAGATCCTCAAGGAGCTGGGGGATGAGCACGTGCGCACGGGCTTTCCGATTGTGTACACGTCGGGAGACAGCGTTTTTCAGATCGCGGCGCACGAGGAGGTGATCCCCGTGGCCGAGCTGTACCGGATGTGCGCGATCGCGCGGAAGCTGCTGGACGGGCCGCATCGCGTGGGACGGGTGATCGCGCGGCCCTTTGCCGGGGCCAGCGGGGCGTACACGCGCACGGCGCGGCGGCACGACTACGCGGTGGACCCGCCGCGGCCCATGCTGCTGGACGTGCTGGCGGAGCGGGGCGTGCCGGTCTTCGGGGTGGGCAAGATCCACGACATCTATAACGGGCGCGGAGTGGACGACTACGTCACGACGAAGAGCAACGCGGACGGCATGGAAAAGCTGGGAGCGGCGCTGCGGGAACGGCCGGCGGGGCTGGTCTTCAGCAACCTGGTGGATTTCGACATGCTCTACGGGCACCGCAAGGACGTGGAAGGCTTCGCGCGCGCACTCGAGGAGTTCGACCTCTGGCTGGGCGGATTTCTGCAGGAGTTGCGCGGCTCGGACCTGCTGCTGCTGACCGCGGACCACGGCTGCGACCCCGATCCGCGCTGGGAGACCACCGACCATTCGCGGGAGTATGTGCCCATCCTGGCTTATTCGCCCGGGGTGGCGGGCGGAGTGGCGCTGGGAACGCGGGCGACGCTGGCGGACATGGGACAGAGCGTGGCGGAAAATTTCGGGGGGAAGATCGCGCACGGAATGAGTTTTCTGGGGGAGCTGGGAAGCGGCAAGCGCGCGTGA
- a CDS encoding toast rack family protein — protein sequence MGQSDGLQRRSIGGAIVLIALGLLFLFFNLRPEADPWPVVSQYWPLLLVFLGLGKLWDYLWLRQHPDAVAGPRISGASVALILLLILFAAAVVRGKYTGALAHDVHDVKALERQGAQSLRADIEMPAGQLRLSGGSSRLLDADFRYSANQGAPHVGYNVSSGAGELRIRQHGESVHFGRTENDWDLRFSNDVPLDLRLQLGAGSGDLRLRDVPLTRLSVDMGAGELRADLSGARKSDLQAEIHGGVGTATIRLPRNVGVIVHASGGLGSIDAHGLKNDGGAYVNDAYGKSPVTLKLTVEGGIGQIDLELEP from the coding sequence ATGGGACAAAGTGATGGTTTGCAGCGCCGGTCCATCGGCGGCGCCATTGTCCTGATCGCCTTGGGCCTGCTGTTTTTGTTCTTCAACCTGCGCCCGGAAGCCGATCCCTGGCCTGTGGTTTCGCAGTACTGGCCCTTGCTCCTGGTCTTCCTCGGCCTGGGCAAGCTGTGGGACTACCTCTGGCTGCGCCAACATCCCGACGCTGTGGCCGGCCCGCGCATTTCCGGCGCCTCCGTGGCCCTGATCCTGCTCCTCATCCTCTTTGCCGCGGCCGTTGTCCGCGGCAAGTACACCGGCGCGCTCGCGCATGACGTGCATGACGTGAAGGCCCTCGAGCGCCAGGGCGCGCAATCGCTCCGCGCCGATATCGAGATGCCCGCGGGCCAGCTGCGCTTGAGCGGTGGCTCCAGCCGCCTCCTCGACGCCGATTTCCGCTACTCCGCAAACCAGGGCGCCCCGCACGTCGGCTACAACGTCTCCAGCGGCGCCGGCGAGCTGCGCATCCGCCAACACGGCGAGAGCGTCCACTTCGGGCGCACCGAAAATGACTGGGATCTCCGCTTCAGTAACGATGTTCCGCTCGACCTTCGCCTGCAATTGGGCGCCGGCAGCGGCGACCTGCGACTTCGCGACGTTCCCCTCACCCGCCTCAGCGTGGACATGGGCGCCGGGGAATTGCGCGCCGACCTGTCCGGCGCGCGCAAGAGCGATCTGCAGGCCGAGATTCACGGTGGCGTCGGCACAGCCACCATCCGGCTCCCCAGGAACGTCGGCGTCATCGTCCACGCTTCCGGCGGCCTCGGCTCCATCGACGCCCACGGCTTGAAAAACGACGGCGGCGCCTACGTCAACGACGCCTACGGCAAATCCCCCGTCACCCTCAAACTCACCGTCGAAGGCGGCATTGGGCAGATCGACCTCGAGCTCGAGCCCTAA